A window of Streptomyces sp. SAI-127 contains these coding sequences:
- a CDS encoding bifunctional GNAT family N-acetyltransferase/acetate--CoA ligase family protein translates to MTDDVLNRPPVHALLADGTTVCIRPVAPGDHDQLEGLYEEMSPENLRLRFFAASRRSAALSADRACAPGRSGYRALLAETQGRVIGLAEYDTGDDKDAAEISIAVADGLHHRGVGTLLVEHLVSAARADGITTFTADALSENHEVLRLFADLGLRTARHFEGPEVRCTVALDEDDAYLSAVEARGSSADVASLQPLLRPKAVAVVGAGRKPGSVGRAILHHLHTGGYAGRLFAVNPAAHSILGVPSHPAVGSLPRTPDLAVLAVPAAAIPATAEECGKAGVRALLVVTAGLDADQARALLSACRTYGMRLVGPNCLGISNTDPELSLDATFAADHPRPGTAGVAVQSGGVGIALLDGLSRLGIGVSSFVSLGDKYDVSGNDMLQWWESDGRTDLALLHLESFGNPRAFSRTARRVTRRMPVLTVDAGRTDAGRRAAASHTAAAATHTMTRQALFTQAGITATRSVGELLEAAALLHSQPLPEGSRVAIVTNAGGAGVLAADACAEAGLALPPFTPAVIDGLLAVLPDGASIGNPVDATAAVTEERLGDCVDRLMASAGIDAVLVALVPTAVAEATGDDLVRALTRAPGRRARPVAVVRLGQALPVELLLAADGGTIPSYAEPHAAARAFAHAARRAAWLARPAGTVPELPGVDTRRAHTIVDDHMRAHPDGGWLDPRTCAALLSCYGIPQIPWAWAETEDDAVLAADRLRGFDGRVVMKAHWPGLVHKTQQHAVHLDLRGDAQVRSAFRDLETRFAGLMTGVVVQPLAARGTELFAGVVQDEVFGPLVLFGLGGTATEVLADHAARLAPLTDHDVHDLITSPRCAPLLFGVQGSAPVDLEALEHLLLRLSRMAADLPQLAEADFNPVLAAPGQVTVLDARIRLLPRRPHDPYLRRLR, encoded by the coding sequence ATGACGGACGACGTGCTCAATCGACCCCCGGTCCACGCCCTGCTCGCGGACGGCACCACCGTGTGCATCCGCCCCGTGGCGCCCGGAGACCACGATCAACTGGAAGGGCTCTACGAGGAGATGTCCCCGGAGAACCTGAGGCTCAGGTTCTTCGCGGCGAGCCGCCGGTCGGCCGCCCTGTCCGCCGACCGCGCCTGTGCCCCGGGCCGCTCCGGCTACCGCGCCCTGCTGGCGGAGACCCAGGGCCGGGTGATCGGCCTCGCCGAGTACGACACGGGCGACGACAAGGACGCCGCAGAGATCTCCATCGCCGTGGCCGACGGGCTGCACCACCGGGGTGTGGGCACCCTGCTCGTCGAGCACCTGGTCTCCGCGGCCCGCGCGGACGGCATCACCACCTTCACCGCCGACGCGCTCAGCGAGAACCACGAGGTGCTCCGCCTCTTCGCCGACCTCGGGTTGCGCACCGCCCGGCACTTCGAGGGCCCAGAGGTGCGCTGCACGGTCGCGCTCGACGAGGACGACGCCTATCTGTCGGCCGTGGAGGCCCGCGGGAGCTCCGCCGACGTGGCCAGTCTCCAGCCCCTGCTGCGGCCGAAGGCCGTCGCGGTCGTCGGCGCCGGACGCAAACCGGGGTCGGTCGGCCGGGCGATTCTCCACCATCTGCACACCGGTGGCTACGCCGGCCGTCTGTTCGCGGTGAACCCCGCGGCGCACTCGATCCTGGGGGTGCCGTCCCACCCGGCGGTCGGCTCCCTCCCCAGAACTCCCGACCTCGCGGTGCTCGCCGTACCCGCCGCCGCGATCCCGGCGACAGCCGAGGAATGCGGCAAGGCGGGCGTACGAGCCCTTCTGGTCGTCACCGCGGGGCTGGACGCCGACCAGGCCCGAGCACTGCTGTCCGCCTGCCGCACCTACGGCATGCGCCTCGTCGGACCCAACTGCCTGGGTATTTCCAACACCGACCCCGAACTGAGCCTGGACGCCACGTTCGCGGCGGATCACCCGCGCCCCGGCACGGCGGGAGTCGCCGTGCAGTCCGGTGGTGTCGGCATCGCCCTGCTGGACGGGCTGTCCCGGCTCGGAATCGGCGTCTCCTCGTTCGTCTCCCTCGGCGACAAGTACGACGTCAGCGGCAACGACATGCTCCAGTGGTGGGAGAGCGACGGCCGCACCGACCTTGCTCTGCTCCACCTGGAGTCCTTCGGCAACCCGCGCGCCTTCTCACGTACCGCCCGCCGGGTGACCCGCCGGATGCCGGTGCTCACCGTCGACGCCGGCCGCACGGACGCCGGACGACGTGCCGCCGCCTCGCACACCGCGGCCGCCGCGACGCACACCATGACCCGCCAGGCCCTGTTCACCCAGGCCGGGATCACGGCAACCCGCTCGGTCGGCGAACTCCTGGAAGCCGCCGCTCTGTTGCACTCCCAACCGCTGCCTGAGGGTTCTCGGGTGGCCATAGTGACCAACGCCGGCGGCGCCGGCGTCCTGGCCGCGGACGCCTGCGCGGAGGCGGGGCTCGCCCTGCCGCCGTTCACCCCCGCAGTGATCGACGGCTTGCTCGCCGTACTCCCCGACGGCGCCTCGATCGGCAACCCGGTCGACGCCACCGCTGCGGTGACGGAGGAACGGCTCGGCGACTGCGTGGACCGGCTCATGGCAAGCGCGGGCATCGACGCCGTACTGGTGGCGCTGGTCCCCACCGCGGTCGCCGAGGCGACCGGCGACGACCTGGTGCGGGCACTCACCCGAGCCCCTGGACGCCGGGCCCGGCCGGTCGCCGTCGTACGTCTGGGACAGGCGCTGCCGGTCGAGCTGCTGCTCGCAGCGGACGGCGGTACCATCCCCTCCTACGCCGAACCGCACGCGGCTGCCCGCGCATTCGCCCACGCCGCCCGACGCGCTGCCTGGCTCGCCCGTCCTGCGGGCACCGTGCCGGAGCTCCCGGGCGTCGACACCCGGCGCGCGCACACCATCGTCGATGACCATATGAGGGCGCATCCGGACGGCGGCTGGCTCGACCCGCGCACCTGTGCCGCACTCCTGTCCTGCTACGGCATCCCCCAGATTCCCTGGGCCTGGGCCGAGACCGAGGACGACGCCGTCCTCGCGGCCGACCGGCTGCGCGGCTTCGACGGCCGAGTGGTCATGAAAGCCCACTGGCCGGGACTCGTGCACAAGACGCAGCAGCACGCGGTCCACCTCGACCTGCGGGGTGACGCCCAAGTGCGGTCCGCCTTCCGCGACTTGGAGACGCGGTTCGCCGGGCTGATGACCGGGGTGGTCGTACAGCCGCTCGCCGCCCGCGGCACCGAACTGTTCGCGGGTGTCGTCCAGGACGAGGTCTTCGGTCCACTGGTCCTGTTCGGCCTCGGCGGTACGGCGACCGAAGTACTCGCGGACCACGCGGCCCGGCTCGCCCCGCTCACCGACCACGACGTGCACGACCTGATCACGTCCCCGCGCTGCGCCCCGCTGCTGTTCGGCGTGCAGGGCAGCGCCCCTGTCGACCTCGAAGCCCTGGAACACCTGCTGCTGCGGCTGTCCCGGATGGCCGCGGATCTCCCGCAGCTCGCCGAGGCCGACTTCAACCCGGTCCTCGCGGCTCCGGGCCAGGTCACCGTGCTCGACGCACGGATCCGCCTGCTGCCGCGCCGGCCTCACGACCCCTATCTGCGCCGACTCCGCTGA
- a CDS encoding CBS domain-containing protein, protein MKHNKVGSVMTGDVVRAEYGTPFKEVARLLADHHISGLPVVDEDDKVIGVISETDLMVRQAATPDPFDPPRRRRLPALTRSARRQSVKVKARTAGQLMSEPPVTVRADDSIVEAARTMAQRRVERLPVLDEEHRLVGIVTRRDLLQVFLRPDAEIREQVVQEVLLRALWVPPHSIDVSVTEGVVTLTGQMERKSETEITVSMTRQIDGVVAVVDNLTWRLDDERLQPDEQALHGVADDWLRKL, encoded by the coding sequence ATGAAGCACAACAAGGTCGGCTCCGTGATGACCGGTGATGTCGTCCGGGCCGAGTACGGCACCCCGTTCAAGGAGGTGGCGCGGCTGCTCGCCGACCACCACATCAGCGGACTGCCGGTCGTCGACGAGGACGACAAGGTCATCGGCGTCATCTCCGAAACGGACCTCATGGTGCGCCAGGCGGCAACCCCTGATCCCTTCGACCCCCCGCGCCGTCGGCGGCTCCCCGCGCTGACGCGCAGCGCCCGGCGGCAGTCCGTGAAGGTCAAGGCACGTACGGCCGGACAGCTGATGAGCGAGCCGCCGGTCACCGTGCGCGCCGACGACAGCATCGTCGAGGCCGCCCGGACGATGGCCCAGCGGCGCGTGGAGCGGCTGCCCGTCCTCGACGAGGAACACCGGCTCGTCGGCATCGTCACCCGCCGCGACCTGCTCCAGGTCTTCCTGCGGCCCGACGCGGAGATCCGCGAACAGGTCGTCCAGGAGGTGCTGCTTCGCGCCTTGTGGGTGCCGCCCCACAGCATCGACGTCTCCGTGACGGAAGGGGTCGTCACCCTTACCGGCCAGATGGAGCGCAAGAGCGAGACGGAGATCACCGTCTCGATGACCCGACAGATCGACGGCGTGGTCGCCGTGGTCGACAACCTCACCTGGCGCCTGGACGACGAACGGCTCCAGCCCGACGAACAGGCACTGCACGGTGTGGCCGACGACTGGCTGCGCAAGCTGTGA
- a CDS encoding STAS domain-containing protein gives MSEKRTRPAPPVSVRTIDGTTVVTLYGEIDLVAAISLASGLDALSSGPRPDLVLDLRLVSFIDCAGLGVLCRTRNRVRSRRGRLRLVTENGGFLRVLRAAGLGGVFEMDSHLPPPVPNGPTPGGEPVPSGPAMASSRPM, from the coding sequence ATGTCCGAAAAGCGCACGCGGCCCGCACCACCCGTCTCGGTCCGCACGATCGACGGAACGACCGTCGTGACGCTGTACGGCGAGATCGACCTCGTAGCGGCGATCTCGCTGGCATCGGGCCTCGACGCCCTGTCCTCGGGCCCGCGCCCCGATCTGGTGCTCGACCTGCGCCTCGTCTCCTTCATCGACTGCGCCGGCCTGGGCGTCCTGTGTCGGACCCGGAACAGGGTCCGGTCGCGGCGGGGCAGGCTCCGGCTCGTCACCGAGAACGGCGGTTTCCTGCGGGTTCTCCGTGCTGCCGGGCTGGGCGGGGTGTTCGAGATGGACTCCCATCTGCCGCCTCCCGTGCCGAACGGCCCTACTCCCGGTGGGGAACCGGTCCCGAGCGGCCCCGCGATGGCGTCTTCTCGGCCCATGTGA
- a CDS encoding zinc-dependent alcohol dehydrogenase family protein, protein MKGYVFHGAGQSAWEEVPDPAIKEPTDAIVRVRAVTICGTDLHILKGDVPEVRPGTVLGHEAVGEIVEVGSDVRTVRPGDQVLVSCITACGRCSYCRQTMYGQCRGGGGWILGHLIDGTQAEYVRVPYADLSVHPLPAAMDSKEAVLLADIFPTSYEVGVLNGHVRPGDTVAVVGAGPIGLAAIATARLFSPERIVAVDLAPSRLEAARKLGADAVADARETPEQLIADLTDGLGADVVIEAVGVPESFELCTRMVRPGGHVANVGVHGAPATLHLEDLWIKNITITTGLVDTYSTPTLLRMAAAGRLPTAQLVTHTFPLNSMEEAYDVFSRAGDTGALKVVLGEEQHEAVAVREA, encoded by the coding sequence ATGAAAGGCTACGTGTTCCACGGCGCCGGACAGTCCGCCTGGGAAGAGGTCCCGGACCCGGCCATCAAGGAGCCCACCGACGCGATCGTGCGCGTCCGCGCCGTCACCATCTGCGGCACGGACCTGCACATCCTCAAGGGTGACGTTCCCGAGGTGCGCCCCGGCACCGTGCTGGGGCACGAGGCGGTCGGCGAGATCGTCGAGGTCGGCAGCGACGTCCGGACCGTGCGGCCGGGAGACCAGGTCCTGGTCTCCTGCATCACCGCGTGCGGCCGGTGCTCCTACTGCCGTCAGACGATGTACGGCCAGTGCCGGGGCGGCGGAGGCTGGATCCTGGGCCACTTGATCGACGGCACCCAGGCCGAGTACGTCCGCGTACCCTACGCCGACCTGTCCGTGCACCCCCTGCCCGCCGCTATGGACAGCAAGGAAGCCGTCCTGCTGGCGGACATCTTCCCGACCTCCTACGAGGTGGGCGTGCTCAACGGGCACGTGCGTCCCGGAGACACCGTGGCCGTCGTCGGCGCCGGTCCCATCGGGCTGGCGGCGATCGCCACGGCCCGGCTGTTCTCTCCCGAGCGGATCGTCGCGGTGGACCTGGCCCCCTCCCGGCTGGAGGCCGCCCGGAAGCTCGGCGCCGACGCTGTGGCCGACGCTCGGGAAACCCCCGAGCAGCTGATCGCCGACCTCACCGACGGGCTCGGCGCGGACGTCGTCATCGAGGCCGTGGGCGTGCCGGAGAGCTTCGAACTGTGCACCCGCATGGTCCGCCCCGGTGGACACGTCGCCAACGTCGGCGTGCACGGCGCCCCCGCGACCCTGCACCTCGAAGACCTGTGGATCAAGAACATCACGATCACCACTGGTCTGGTCGACACCTACTCCACTCCCACCCTGCTGCGGATGGCCGCTGCCGGACGGCTGCCCACCGCACAGCTGGTCACCCACACCTTCCCGCTCAACAGCATGGAGGAGGCGTACGACGTCTTCTCCCGCGCCGGCGACACCGGCGCCCTCAAGGTCGTTCTCGGCGAGGAGCAGCACGAGGCCGTCGCCGTGCGCGAGGCCTGA
- a CDS encoding pyridoxamine 5'-phosphate oxidase family protein, with the protein MPERTRTDAATTAERPLGDLGRRLADRRAHLGLTRQETAARAGMAPSYLKHLEEHPGAAPNRGTLLSLASVLETTVSELTGGAADRPPGLEQAARTPEFTELGTDECRALLGTHGVGRIAVSTPSAPAVVPVNYSVVDGAIVFRTAPGTTPSLASGHQVAFEVDRIDDAFSSGWSVLARGPAHIVTDPDETRRLDEQAYTAPWAGGHRDLWIRIEPRTITGRRITV; encoded by the coding sequence ATGCCCGAACGGACAAGGACCGACGCCGCTACGACGGCGGAACGGCCGTTGGGCGACCTGGGACGCCGACTCGCCGACCGGCGCGCACACCTTGGCCTGACCCGGCAGGAGACAGCCGCCCGGGCGGGCATGGCGCCCAGCTACCTGAAACACCTGGAGGAGCATCCCGGCGCCGCTCCGAACAGGGGCACGCTCCTGAGTCTGGCCTCCGTCCTGGAGACCACGGTGTCGGAGCTCACCGGCGGAGCCGCCGACCGTCCACCCGGCCTCGAACAGGCTGCCCGTACACCCGAGTTCACGGAGCTGGGCACGGACGAGTGCAGGGCCCTGCTCGGCACGCACGGCGTGGGGAGGATCGCGGTGTCGACCCCTTCGGCGCCCGCCGTCGTGCCGGTCAACTACAGCGTCGTCGACGGCGCGATCGTATTCCGGACAGCCCCCGGCACGACGCCGTCGCTGGCGTCCGGTCACCAGGTGGCCTTCGAGGTCGATCGCATCGACGACGCCTTCAGCAGTGGCTGGAGCGTGCTCGCGCGCGGGCCCGCACACATCGTCACGGATCCTGACGAGACGCGTCGGCTCGACGAACAGGCATACACCGCTCCTTGGGCGGGCGGCCATCGTGACCTCTGGATACGGATCGAGCCGCGCACGATCACCGGGCGCCGGATCACTGTCTGA
- a CDS encoding universal stress protein: protein MTLRHHVVVGVDGSLVSTRALDLAADEAARRGTALRVVYAVTDHDEAGPVLVSAVSRVHKRYPAVKVVPTAVAGDAARALARESAGAALTVVGTRGLGGVAGLVLGSVSLRLAAHLRSPLLVVRGDRPHDDDRRNVLLGLESDTDAEAAVYALQEAERRGARLQVLHSWTHRHTTPELPSPIPATSPGQTRLAVHSRAEEAVSRFTMAEICEQHPGVEVESRTVRTTPAHALVEATRGAAVVVIGSHRTGGPHGAHFGSVTHALLHRSHCPVLVVPTG from the coding sequence ATGACTCTTCGTCATCACGTGGTAGTCGGAGTGGACGGTTCGCTGGTCTCCACCCGGGCACTGGACCTGGCCGCGGACGAGGCGGCTCGTCGCGGGACCGCGCTGCGCGTGGTGTACGCCGTGACCGACCATGACGAAGCGGGACCGGTCCTGGTCTCAGCCGTGTCGCGGGTACACAAACGGTACCCCGCTGTGAAGGTCGTGCCCACAGCCGTGGCGGGAGACGCCGCACGGGCGCTGGCGCGTGAGAGCGCGGGCGCGGCCCTGACCGTCGTGGGCACGCGAGGGCTGGGTGGCGTCGCCGGCCTCGTGCTCGGTTCGGTGAGTCTGCGACTCGCCGCGCACCTGCGCAGTCCGCTGCTCGTCGTGCGCGGTGACCGACCGCACGACGACGACCGCCGCAACGTACTGCTCGGCCTGGAGAGCGACACCGACGCGGAGGCCGCCGTCTACGCCCTGCAGGAGGCAGAGCGGCGCGGTGCACGCCTCCAGGTGCTTCACTCCTGGACGCACCGGCACACGACCCCCGAACTGCCCTCGCCGATACCGGCGACCAGCCCGGGACAGACGCGCCTGGCCGTGCACAGCCGGGCAGAGGAAGCGGTCTCACGCTTCACCATGGCAGAGATATGCGAACAGCACCCCGGCGTGGAGGTCGAAAGCCGAACTGTCCGCACCACCCCGGCGCACGCATTGGTCGAGGCCACCCGTGGGGCCGCCGTTGTCGTCATCGGATCGCACCGCACGGGTGGCCCTCACGGCGCTCATTTCGGGTCGGTCACCCACGCCCTCCTGCACCGCTCGCACTGCCCTGTGCTCGTCGTCCCCACCGGGTAA
- a CDS encoding pyridoxamine 5'-phosphate oxidase family protein codes for MNHDTDHRHITAEPRRRIELGSVEALRLLGSVSLGRIVFTQHALPTVRPVNHVLDGGDIVIRTHEAAALTMHARQTEGSGVVVAYEADDIDPDTHLGWSVVVTGYARLVTEPGELARYRGMLHPWVDQSMDQAIRIHPDLVTGVLLIADGRPGEV; via the coding sequence ATGAATCACGACACCGATCACCGGCACATCACCGCGGAACCGCGCCGCCGCATCGAACTGGGCAGCGTCGAGGCGCTCCGCCTGCTGGGCAGCGTGTCGTTGGGGAGGATCGTCTTCACCCAGCACGCCCTGCCGACCGTACGTCCGGTCAACCACGTCCTGGACGGCGGTGACATCGTCATCCGCACCCATGAGGCCGCAGCCCTGACCATGCACGCCCGGCAGACCGAGGGCTCCGGTGTCGTCGTCGCCTACGAGGCCGACGACATCGACCCGGACACCCATCTGGGCTGGAGCGTGGTGGTGACGGGATATGCCCGCCTGGTGACCGAACCCGGTGAGCTGGCCCGTTATCGGGGGATGTTGCACCCGTGGGTGGACCAGAGCATGGACCAGGCGATTCGAATCCATCCGGACTTGGTCACCGGTGTCCTGCTCATCGCGGACGGCCGCCCGGGCGAGGTCTGA